A stretch of DNA from candidate division WOR-3 bacterium:
ACCGACTCGGTGCAGGTCTATTATCCGATAAGCAATACTGCCGTGATGTTGCATACCGACGCCTTTCCGGGTCGTTCCGGTGGGCAGATAACGGTTGCGCAGTCGTCCATTGTCTACAACAACCTGATGTTCACGATGGGCGGGTTCAGCCAGACATCGAGCGTCACTTCCAAGGAAGTCTGGTGCTTCGACCCGCTCGGCACGCCCGGTTCGCGGTGGTCGCGGCTCAAGGACATGCCACTGGCCCGCGCCTACCCGATACTCGCAATAGTTGACTCGTTTCTGTTTGCCTGCGGCGGTGATACTTACTCCTCGAATGCTCTCACGGCCAAGGCCCAGTGCTTCCGTCTGAACCTGGCAGATACTGCTGCAGGTTGGACCACGGTCGCCAGCATGCCGGGTGCGAATGGCGAGTCACGCGGATTCGGATTCGACACTGATGACCCGGGCGAGTTCGCGGGGAAAGTCATCATTGCCGGTCGCGGGACATGGTCGAGTGAGTCGGCCCACTGCTACATCTACGACGTAGCGCAAAACTCGTGGTCTGCGTTCCCCAGTCTTGGTCAGCGTCGGCGCAACCACGCCGGGGTGTACATCCCGGCCGAGGCTGGCGGGGTTGGTACTCCCGGTATGTGGGTCTTTGGCGGCCGGCAGAACTCGGACACCAACTGTCTGAAAATCAGCGAGTACTACGTTGTCAACCAGGTCGGCACTGAAGAGCAGCATGGCGGCGCGGTAGGCTCATTAACGATCGTGCCCAATCCGAGCCGGGGCGCTTTCAACGTGCGCCTGCCCGGAGCGGTTCCGGCACGGGTTGACGTGTACGACGTTCTCGGTCAACCGGTGTGGAGTGGCGAAGTACAGGGCGAGGTACGGCTCGACAGGCTTGCAGCCGGGACGTACTTCCTGCGTGCCGCGACGCCATCCGGCTCGCTTGAGCGCAAGGTCGTCGTAACGCGCTAGGCGGACAGCATATCTGGAGACAACAACGGAGCCTGATGGTTCGGGTCGGAGACCCTTACCACGACCCAAAGAGGCGATATGAAAGTGACACTGATAGGGAAGCATTACGTCGGCGCGCAGAAGCGCAGCGATGCGCCTGGCCCGACAATCATGATAGGAGCAACTGATGCGAATCCAAATACTGTCCGCACTGTCTTGCCTAGTGGTCATCGCTGCTGCCGAGGGCGACACGGCCTGGATCAGGCTGTACCGCGGTCCGATCCACGATTACGGCCAGGCGATTGCCGTAGACCAGACCGGCCGCGTCTGTGCCACAGGCAAGAGCGTCCGCACAAGCTCGAGCGAGGACTTTGTCACCATTATCTACGATAGCATCGGGAACCAGCTGCTGCTCGATTTCTATACCGGCCCAGGCGCCTGGTATGACCAGGCGACCGCTGCCACGTTTGACGCCGCGGGTAACTTCTACTCGGTCGGTCACAGCATGACCGACAGCGCCAGTCCGCAGGACTACGATATTCTGCGCATCAAGTACCCGGTTACCGGGTCGCCGCAGATTGCCGCTGCCGGTGCCGGCGGCGACACCAATGAGATAACCAACGCGGCCGTGGCCGATGCCGCCGGCAATATCTATGTGGCGGGCGAACAATGGACAGGCTCGGGCGTTTCCCGGTGCATGCTGATGAAGCTGGATGTTTCGGGCACAGAAGTCTGGACTGCTGTTTTCGGCGGCGCCGGCAGCGAGAACGACCGCTACGAAGGCGTCGGTCTTGACCGGTCGGGTAATATCCTCGTCGCCGGCCGGTGCTGGCGCGCCACCGAGGACGCCGTCATGGCCAAATATACCCCGGCAGGCGTGCTGCAATGGATGCGGTTCTTCGATCGCGGCGGGGATGACGCAATCGTGGCCGCGGTCGTGGATGATTCCGGTTGCCTGTACGGGGCCGGTTATACCGAGGCGGGCCGGGCGCTCGACCTGCTGGTGGTGAAACTCAATCCGCAGGGCGACACGGTGTGGACCCGGTGCTACAACACTCCGGACAGCTTCGATACCCGGGCGTTCGCGATGGCGATTGACAGCGCCGGCAGTATCTACGTCGCCGGCTGGACGCGCGGGACCGGCACCGCCAACGACCTGCTGACCATCAAGTTCGACCGCGACGGCAGTCTGCGCTGGGCCGCACACTACCGAGGGCCCTATGACGACAGGCCGTTTGACATTGCCGTTGACCGGGACTGCTGCTGTTATGTTGTCGGCTCAACCGGCATCAGCAGTTCGGACAAGGACTGCCTTATCGTCAAGTACGACCCGCTCGGCAACGAACTGTGGCGTGCGACCTACGGTGGAAGTACGGATTTTGACACATACTACGACGTTGAGGTGGGGCCGTCGAAGGACCCGTGTGTGGTCGGTTATGTATGGAATGACTCCACATTCATGGACTTGGTTACAGCCAGGTATCGCAGCGCCTCCGGGGTGCTTGAGTGGCAGGGCGGTTTCGGGGAGATACCTGTGCCGGCAGCGACCATTCTCGGCCGTGGTGTTCAGCTCTTGTTCGCTGTCGGGGCAACATCGGGCTGGCTGCTTGATGCCGCCGGGCGCCGGGTGCTCGAACTGCGTCCCGGGCCGAACGACATTTCCCAACTCGCACCGGGCATCTACTTCATCCTGACTGCTGGCCGTGGGCCGTCAGCCATTAGCGATAAATCAGCAGTTGATGGCAAGGTCATCATAACCAGATAGGAGAATAGGGTGCGAAGGAGATTCTGCCTGTGTGCCGGATGTTGTTTCTTGGTTACTGCTTCTTTCGCCCAGTGGCTGGAGACGACGATTGAGTTGCCGATAACATCCATCCCAGTTTCGATGGTTGCGAATGCTGACGGCACAAAGTTGTACGTCACCAACGTCAACTCCGATAGCAGCTGCGTCCATATCATTGATGCCGTGCACAACACCGTGTTGGGCAGGATACCGTGCGGGAGCAGTCCGGGTGGGCTATGTTTCAACACTGCGGGCAACAAGCTGTATGTGCCTATTCCGGACGGCACAATTGCAGTCATTGATGCGGCAGCAGATACGGTCACAAAGAACCTGAGTGTTGGCCGGTATCCCGGAGGACTCTGCTACGATGCAGTCCGCAATCGCATCTACTGCGTTTGTCACGACGACTACACGCTGGTCGTGATTGACGCCGCGGCCGACACCGTCGTGCGGCGGGTCGCGCTGACATATGGTTCGGCGGTCACCTGCCTCAACGCAGCAGAAGACAAGCTATACATCGCCAACTCGCCGTGGAGCATGGTTGAGGTGGTTGACCTGTCCGGTGACTCGGTCGAGGCCCGCGTGAACCTGCGCGATTCGCCGGGTCCGGTCGGTCTGAGCCCGGCGCAGAACCGCCTTTACTGCGGGTTGCATGTTGACTCGGTAGTCGCGGTTATAGACTGCTCCGCAGATACCCTCATCGGCTATGTTCAGGTCGGGATGTGGCCGCTGGTCATGTGTCACAACTCTTTTGCCGACAAGCTGTACTGCGGCACTTACGCCGGTGAGGATGTAACGGTGATTGACTGCGCAACAAACTCGCCGCTCAGGACCATTCGCTTTCCCAGCATTCCTTGGGGCATGTGTGCCGACCCTGTCACCGGCAATGTCTATGTCACGAGTCGTATGACCGACCAAGCACTTGTAATCGACGGCTCGGGTGACTCAGTTCTGGCTGCAGTCGCGGTTGGGCACATCCCGGGCACTGCGTACTGGAGTCCGGCGCGGCACCGCGCCTACATCGCCAACGAAAACGGTCGCTCGGTGTCGGTTCTGCGCAACTCGCCGGGAGGGGTCGGGGAGATGCCGAAGACCGAAGCGCGAATGCCGAACTTCGGCCCGACCATCGTCCGCGGGGTGCTGTTACTGCCTCCGGTGTCAGGCGTAGAGCGTGATGTACTACTCGACGTGACAGGCCGGAAGGTGATGGGGCTTGTGACCGGCACGAATGACGTATCGCATCTGGCGCCCGGTGCGTACTT
This window harbors:
- a CDS encoding YncE family protein translates to MRRRFCLCAGCCFLVTASFAQWLETTIELPITSIPVSMVANADGTKLYVTNVNSDSSCVHIIDAVHNTVLGRIPCGSSPGGLCFNTAGNKLYVPIPDGTIAVIDAAADTVTKNLSVGRYPGGLCYDAVRNRIYCVCHDDYTLVVIDAAADTVVRRVALTYGSAVTCLNAAEDKLYIANSPWSMVEVVDLSGDSVEARVNLRDSPGPVGLSPAQNRLYCGLHVDSVVAVIDCSADTLIGYVQVGMWPLVMCHNSFADKLYCGTYAGEDVTVIDCATNSPLRTIRFPSIPWGMCADPVTGNVYVTSRMTDQALVIDGSGDSVLAAVAVGHIPGTAYWSPARHRAYIANENGRSVSVLRNSPGGVGEMPKTEARMPNFGPTIVRGVLLLPPVSGVERDVLLDVTGRKVMGLVTGTNDVSHLAPGAYFLHRLGYDVLEEILILR
- a CDS encoding T9SS type A sorting domain-containing protein yields the protein MRNTVFALAGVLVLASIVAGQTWVNGPQSPFGYTRFDGEYFPATAKVYFLGGRIGNSTTLGDIYSYTPATGVYADVGTDMVLAVSNYDVCLLRDNHDLPNGDTFGLYIVGGRYDVAPNYTDSVQVYYPISNTAVMLHTDAFPGRSGGQITVAQSSIVYNNLMFTMGGFSQTSSVTSKEVWCFDPLGTPGSRWSRLKDMPLARAYPILAIVDSFLFACGGDTYSSNALTAKAQCFRLNLADTAAGWTTVASMPGANGESRGFGFDTDDPGEFAGKVIIAGRGTWSSESAHCYIYDVAQNSWSAFPSLGQRRRNHAGVYIPAEAGGVGTPGMWVFGGRQNSDTNCLKISEYYVVNQVGTEEQHGGAVGSLTIVPNPSRGAFNVRLPGAVPARVDVYDVLGQPVWSGEVQGEVRLDRLAAGTYFLRAATPSGSLERKVVVTR